In a single window of the Diospyros lotus cultivar Yz01 chromosome 10, ASM1463336v1, whole genome shotgun sequence genome:
- the LOC127812287 gene encoding uncharacterized protein LOC127812287 — protein sequence MEVAMELEDDVFYADLKRQISLLIMDDDDEDPAVHCPSVSLQLNFQACSRAIHPAAEPYFSYQQAGRRESKGTGVFIPQSSHPRRKNRQGRFSSSSNKKFQRHHSDGSRGLPNSSFTNNPSPNSFNSKIF from the exons ATGGAAGTAGCCATGGAATTGGAGGATGATGTGTTCTATGCAGACTTGAAGAGGCAGATCTCCCTTCTCATCATGGATGACGACGACGAAGACCCTGCTGTCCATTGCCCTTCGGTTTCTCTCCAG TTAAATTTTCAAGCCTGCTCTAGAGCAATTCATCCAGCTGCAGAGCCATACTTTTCTTACCAGCAAGCAGGGAGAAGAGAAAGCAAAGGGACTGGTGTGTTTATCCCCCAGTCATCACATCCGAGAAGAAAGAACAGGCAAGGAAGATTCAGCTCATCATCCAACAAGAAGTTCCAAAGGCACCACTCCGATGGCTCAAGAGGGCTTCCTAATTCATCTTTTACCAATAACCCTTCTCCCAATTCTTTCAACTCCAAGATATtttga
- the LOC127812286 gene encoding peroxiredoxin-2F, mitochondrial, giving the protein MAYAVLKRSAMMKSVAGSLRIAASRAFASVSVGSDLVSAAKDVSLQKARTWDEGVESKFSTTPLKDIFKDKKVVIFGLPGAFTGVCSAQHVPSYKKNVDNFKSKGVDHVICVAVNDPYVMNGWAEKLQAKDAVSYIIPFVIFSRSEHTASMCSFIISFSFSLLGCSNDYGSQYYYLIFWIGKC; this is encoded by the exons ATGGCCTATGCGGTGTTGAAGCGATCGGCGATGATGAAATCGGTGGCCGGAAGTCTACGGATCGCGGCGTCGCGAGCCTTCGCGTCGGTCTCAGTGGGCAGCGATCTGGTCTCGGCCGCAAAGGATGTTTCTCTCCAGAAGGCTCGCACGTGGGACGAAGGCGTCGAGTCCAAGTTCTCCACAACTCCTCTGAAAGACATCTTCAAA GACAAGAAAGTCGTCATCTTTGGCCTACCT GGTGCATTTACAGGCGTTTGTTCAGCCCAACACGTGCCTAGTTACAAGAAGAACGTTGATAACTTCAAGAGCAAAGGGGTTGATCATGTAATATGTGTCGCTGTTAATGATCCATATGTTATGAATGGTTGGGCCGAGAAACTTCAGGCCAAAGATGCTGTAAGTTATATTATACCCTTCGTCATCTTTTCTCGTTCAGAACATACAGCTTCAATGTGTTCGTTCattatctcattttctttttccttattgGGATGTTCAAACGATTATGGATCTCAATACTATTACCTGATTTTCTGGATTGGAAAATGTTAA
- the LOC127812117 gene encoding LOW QUALITY PROTEIN: mitogen-activated protein kinase kinase kinase NPK1 (The sequence of the model RefSeq protein was modified relative to this genomic sequence to represent the inferred CDS: inserted 1 base in 1 codon), whose amino-acid sequence MQDLIGSVRRSLVFKPSGVGDDGGGLGLGGFVEKIGSSIRKSRIGLFSKPQLPALPPVARAEATRIKKDDAPPIRWRKGELIGCGAFGRVYMGMNLDSGELLAVKQVSIAANSVSREKTQAHIRELEEEVKLLKNLSHPNIVRYLGTAREEESLNXLLEFVPGGSISSLLGKFGSFPESVIRMYTKQLLLGLEYLHKNGIMHRDIKGANILVDNKGCIKLADFGASKKVVELVTMTGAKSMKGTPYWMAPEVILQTGHSFSADIWSVGCTVIEMATGKPPWSQQYQEVAALFHIGTTKSHPPIPEHLSTEAKDFLLKCLQKEPNLRPAASDLLQHPFVTGECLDTSYALRALVLENCEKRMASPEVNLNEVNNSMPLKDVCSSLRCSTIYPEKSTRLGPMWGCSNCDDDLCQIDNEDDLVLGASVKLDSTLLSDDFNKSFNPMSEPNDDWPCKFDGSPELERSGSNSSTSQIVDKAADSPGVSGCSDNDFTFPRCPLVTDDDDEVTESKIRSFLVEKALDLKKLQTPLYEEFYNSLNAAGSASATGIEIENKENFTINLNLPAKSRSPNWVPSRRLSAAADVAYTARSGTRSQMSNIGTESGQTLLKVQPSKPTSPKLISPSASFSDRQRIWEKELYEELERKREMMRQAGVAKTSPQKDRIASRQKDRSRFAFAGKQTHVLDPS is encoded by the exons ATGCAAGACCTCATCGGTTCGGTTCGTCGGTCATTGGTGTTCAAGCCCTCCGGCGTCGGCGACGATGGTGGCGGACTCGGACTCGGAGGCTTTGTCGAGAAGATCGGCTCCAGCATTCGGAAATCGCGAATTGGACTCTTCTCCAAGCCGCAGCTCCCGGCGCTGCCTCCGGTCGCTAGAGCTGAAGCCACCAGAATTAAGAAGGACGACGCGCCGCCGATCCGGTGGAGGAAAGGTGAATTGATCGGTTGCGGAGCATTTGGAAGGGTTTACATGGGAATGAATCTCGATTCTGGAGAGCTTCTCGCCGTCAAGCAG GTTTCAATTGCTGCCAACAGTGTTTCGAGAGAGAAAACACAG GCCCACATTAGAGAGTTGGAGGAAGAAGTGAAGCTTCTTAAGAATCTCTCACATCCAAACATTGTT aGATACTTGGGAACTGCAAGAGAAGAGGAATCACTGA ATTTGTTGGAATTTGTTCCGGGTGGATCTATCTCATCCCTTCTGGGAAAATTTGGTTCGTTCCCTGAGTCT GTTAtaagaatgtacacaaaacaaTTATTGTTGGGGTTGGAATACCTTCACAAAAATGGAATTATGCATAGGGACATCAAG GGAGCAAACATCCTTGTTGATAATAAAGGATGCATAAAACTTGCAGACTTTGGTGCATCAAAGAAAGTTGTTGAACTG GTTACTATGACTGGTGCGAAATCAATGAAGGGTACTCCTTATTGGATGGCTCCTGAAGTCATTCTTCAAACAGGGCATAGTTT CTCTGCTGACATATGGAGTGTTGGATGTACGGTAATTGAGATGGCTACTGGAAAGCCTCCTTGGAGCCAGCAGTATCAAGAG GTTGCTGCACTCTTTCATATAGGGACAACTAAATCTCATCCTCCAATCCCTGAGCACCTCTCCACTGAGGCAAAAGATTTTCTGTTAAAATGTTTGCAGAA GGAGCCAAACTTAAGGCCTGCTGCATCAGATTTGCTGCAG CATCCATTTGTTACTGGGGAGTGTCTGGATACTTCTTATGCATTGCGCGCTTTAGTTCTG gaaaattgtgagaaacGGATGGCATCACCTGAGGTGAACCTTAATGAAGT GAACAATAGCATGCCATTGAAGGATGTCTGCAGTAGTTTGAGGTGTTCTACTATATATCCTGAGAAGTCCACACGACTAGGACCAATGTGGGGATGTAGCAATTGTGATGATGACTTGTGTCAGATAGATAATGAGGATGATCTTGTGCTAGGAGCATCAGTGAAGTTGGATTCCACTTTACTTTCTGATGATTTCAATAAG AGTTTCAATCCTATGTCTGAGCCCAACGATGATTGGCCATGCAAGTTTGATGGAAGTCCAGAGTTGGAGAGGAGTGGATCAAACTCATCAACTTCTCAAATAGTTGACAAGGCTGCTGACAGTCCTGGAGTTTCTGGTTGTTCCGACAATGATTTTACATTTCCTAGGTGTCCCTTGGTAACTGACGATGACGATGAAGTTACTGAGTCAAAAATTAGATCATTCCTTGTTGAAAAG GCTTTAGACTTGAAGAAGTTGCAAACACCTCTCTATGAAGAGTTCTACAACTCTTTGAATGCAGCGGGTTCAGCAAGTGCTACAGGGATAGAAATTGAGAACAAAGaaaattttacaattaatttgAACTTGCCTGCTAAAAGCAGGTCACCTAACTGGGTGCCTAGCAGGAGACTTTCTGCAGCTGCTGATGTTGCCTACACTGCTAGATCTGGAACTCGTTCCCAAATGTCAAATATTGGTACTGAAAGTGGTCAAACTCTGCTCAAAGTGCAACCATCTAAGCCTACTAGTCCGAAGTTGATTAGTCCAAG TGCAAGCTTCTCTGATAGACAAAGAATATGGGAAAAAGAGCTTTATGAAGAGCTTGAAAGAAAACGAG AGATGATGCGCCAAGCAGGTGTGGCGAAGACATCACCCCAGAAAGACCGTATAGCGAGTCGGCAAAAAGATCGGTCGAGGTTTGCATTTGCGGGTAAACAAACGCATGTTTTAGATCCTTCATAG
- the LOC127811849 gene encoding protein FANTASTIC FOUR 3, with product MSTVVFQGFQSYLDPQLIETRTLRLKLAMPISSGNELLPDSRSLTPDSGGWAFLQTLSTTANSQESSYVHPMTKQSSSPLSGKSLELWTENLGSETGSEIGESSSLWLSSSPDNNSKVEGAEPVKELQHSKSAQCGKKASPTPAFPPPLTTITGTGGSIQFMPHREGGRLVIKALQAPSPQPYFQTERSHGRLRLSFWRDYCSSTSALDLEEEDSTNIDEDGDMEEEGEEEAEEEGGEEEEEEGEEEEEEEEESEWKVGMEKIQRGKRCIEGGNGNKNLCNWEAFWVATS from the coding sequence ATGTCTACAGTTGTCTTCCAAGGCTTCCAATCTTATCTGGATCCCCAGCTTATAGAGACCAGAACTCTCAGGCTAAAGCTCGCCATGCCAATTAGCTCCGGCAACGAGCTCCTGCCGGACAGCCGCAGCTTAACGCCAGATTCCGGCGGCTGGGCTTTCCTCCAGACTCTCTCCACCACAGCCAATTCCCAAGAAAGCTCGTACGTTCATCCAATGACCAAGCAATCTTCGTCCCCTCTCAGCGGCAAGAGCCTGGAGCTCTGGACGGAGAATCTTGGCAGCGAAACCGGCTCAGAAATCGGCGAAAGCTCCAGCCTTTGGCTGTCTTCTTCGCCGGACAATAATTCAAAGGTTGAAGGGGCTGAACCTGTGAAGGAGCTGCAACATTCGAAGTCCGCGCAATGCGGGAAAAAAGCGAGTCCCACTCCAGCTTTTCCTCCGCCATTGACGACCATAACCGGCACCGGCGGTTCCATTCAGTTCATGCCCCACCGGGAAGGTGGCAGATTGGTAATCAAAGCATTGCAGGCCCCGTCGCCGCAGCCTTATTTTCAGACCGAGAGGAGTCATGGCCGCCTCAGGCTAAGCTTTTGGAGAGATTACTGCAGTAGTACTAGTGCTTTggacttggaagaagaagatagtACCAATATTGACGAAGATGGTGACAtggaagaagagggagaagaagaagcagaagaagaaggaggagaagaagaagaagaagaaggagaagaagaagaagaagaagaagaagaaagtgaatGGAAGGTGGGAATGGAGAAGATTCAAAGGGGAAAGAGGTGCATAGAAGGTGGGAATGGCAATAAGAACCTATGCAATTGGGAGGCTTTCTGGGTAGCTACTTCATGA